From Pleuronectes platessa unplaced genomic scaffold, fPlePla1.1 scaffold_351, whole genome shotgun sequence:
TCTCATATTTAAATATCAGCGTTTGTGTTATCAGCTGGTTTAGTGACGTGTTGTTAACCCTGAAGCTACAGGTCATATCCTGATTGTAATCCAGTGTCTGTGGAGACGTCAGGCCACTTGAACTCTTCATGAACGATGTCATGTTCAACCACCTGTTACAGTTGAAGTATCTGGTTGAACAGAACATGGGGGGGctggaacatctgcagcagctgcaggtttggTTCTGACCCTTTCATGTGTGTTTCCCCTGCTCACTCCCCACATCTCACAGTTAACTCTGTCCATTCAATAAAGACGACTAATGGAACTTGAAGTTTAATGTCTGAAAGGCCAACTTAAAGTTCGGAGACAAATCCTACAAATGGAACAAAGGATTATAAAAAACCTGGGAAGTCCATGTTCTCTCTACTCATTCATATTCTctgttcatttttcttttctttatttcatttattttctttccttcacTTCCGTCCTTTTCCAATTCATCTGTTTTAtcctcttatcttttaatttcGCTGTCCTTCATTTGGTTTTCTTCATATttgtcctccccctctctcatccctccttccttttcctctcctctgtcccttcctccatcctcctctcctctgctgctgtccaAGGATAGGACACGCTGCAGGTGATGCAGGTAAATCATCGAGGACATAATTAAGAGGCTTATGAAGAGGCGTGTGCGTGTTACGCATCACattagaaacaaaaaaaaagaaattacatgCAAACAGGCCCCACAGTTACACAAATGCTCATTTTCattcactgacaaacacacaagacactGAGCCTCAGGGGTTTGACCTTATACAGTGGAGTTAAATACCTCTCTTGTCTCATGTGGTcgtacacactctctctcacacacacacagacacacaaacacacacacagccttctgGTGTGTTTTAAGCACCAATGAAGGACTCATCAGACATGTTCATCTAGTTCCCTCACAAATTTGAATGGTTGCTGCTCACCCGTTGGGCCTTAAAGCCTCTGTgaggaattgtgtgtgtgtgtgtgtgtgtgtgtgtgtgtgtgtgtgtgtgtgtgtgtgtgtgtgtgtgcgtgtgcgtgtgcgtgtgtaatgAGGAACTCTGCTTGATCCCCTCTGGTATGTGCTTTGGGGAATGTTTGTCAAAGGGCAGCAGCACAGCCTGAAGGAACAACACGAAACTGGGCCTTCTCTGGGTTTCCTCCCCTCGAACAACTTCAGGAAACATCGAGTGATTATACGTCACAACACTTTCTATTCAGTTCGGGCAAAACCTTCACCTGGAACCATGTACATTCAAAAACCCACAAGTTATTCCTTAGTCACTGAAGAGGACGATTCACATGGTTTCAGTTTTACATGGATATTCCTGTCTTATGATTTAATTCTCCTCGGTGCAATTAAAGGAGTGTGAGAAAAAGCTGTAAGATGTGTGGGAGTGGGTGAGTTACCGAGGTTAACAAGTATCCACCTCTTCAAATGTGAGGAAGGAGAAATAAACGATCACAATCATAAACATTTGGACGTTTATGATTATATTTCTTACCGCTGCCTGCGTCGGCCTGGGCCTCGATTGCATTAGCTTTCCTCTTGGCCACGTCCGCTAGCACCGGCTCGCCCTTATCACCGGCGACATAATGGAGGTCCTTTGAAGGTAatgcaagaaagaaagaagtgtgAACGTTAATCTAAAATGAATCTAAGCTCCGGATCACAatagggtttttttttttggaggggtGGAGGCGGTGGGGGGGGTTTTTTGCGggtgaaggaagaaacagatgAAATGACAAGATCGTTTGAAGCCCAACATCAGAAAGAGCACCGGTTGGATGAAATGCCGGTTCCTCAAAAAACTTTGAAATCAGCCTGCTTgtacccccccctctctctcccacacccTCGTCTCTCCGGGTTTGAACGAGGGAGGATGTTATCTGTCATATTTCAAAAGTGGGAGAGAAGGCGAGGGACTGTTCACCTTTCAGAAACGCTGGTATTCTGTCTCTTTGCAGAGAAACATATCCAGCCGAGCATATTACTATATCAGCCTGTGACAATATTGGAAACAGCGTGTCTCCTCTGTATCGCTCTGTTTGCGTCTCGCACGGCCATAAAGAGAGATAATACTGGAACATGATGTCTGAGTGCGGCTGATTTCAAGCTCAATATGCTGCCACATTATTCATTAGTAACCACACTGCATCGCTCGGCCACGAGTACTACTTCAAATTAAATACCGGAAAACTGGATATTCTCAAATTGTATTCTTAATAAAGGGTATAAGTGTGTAATATATTCACACTGGACAATAGAGTAAATTAAATACTCTGAAAACTTTATGCATACTAAAATATACAAGATGCTTAGTAATAGAGAACTatcttaatttaaatattttctttttagctTTAAGGTGATTTATCTTTGTACGGACATTTTTACATCactattttttaaatcagtagAGTAACGTTGTGACGCAACTCTCAACAGatctaaaataaaacatctttacttAACTCAAATAAGCTAAACACACTGTCATATACTATTTCGGTTGTAGTAGATATTTGAAACATTATGTAGATCTTTGCGATCCTATTCTGAACCCTACTTTACAATCttcaaatattttgtaaatgtttatcgAGTTGCACGGCAAACAACTGGATGACTTACATTTATTGGGTCTCTTATTCAATGACCTGATAATTGGATAAGTTGTTGATAATCCGTTTGAGGAACAGCCTAACTAAATATAGGTGACTTAAATTAAGACACACAAAGGGTAAATCTTAGGATATTAAAAAGTCAGGATGGTTGCTCAgatgatatgaaaacacaaaatactcAAAGAGGGAACAATTAAAAACTGATATGTCGTTACACGTGGACTAAACGATCAAACATTCGACCTCCTGAACTGACTGAGAGGGAATCAAACCCTGGTCCTGGCACCCAACGAGGGGCTACTCCGGGTCGCAGGGTTTCCTGGAGCAGAGAGCAGGGCCTGAGGGCCCATCAAAGGCTACAGCGTGTTAAGGAAAGTCTTCCGCCTCAGCGACATCACAGGACATCAGTGCCGTAACTCAGGGCTCGCCATGGAGAACCCTCAGCTGGCTAAAGCCAACCCCCAGCTGAGCCTGCACCGGGCCTTAATACCCCCATATTGTAACCCAGCTTTTGTACCCCcagagggaaaaaaggaaaaagaggagggTGCTGGTTTCTAGAAGAGGTGGGGAGCAGAGAGGGGCTgaagcagagagggggggggggagtgaaacagaatgagagggagagggtgaggtGCTGAAATTGAGGAGTATGAATGGGAACAGATTGGGTAATTATAGTGTGGTGCCTGCCCTCTGTGGCGAGGAGTTAGGAGGAAATGTGGAAATGGCCGACAACAAAATGGCCTCAAAAGAAGCTAAATCGGCTACAAGCACTGAGGAGGCTAATTCAGGGAACAAGGACATGGCCCCTCAATTAGATATGAGTGAGGCTTCCTAATTGATAACAAACAGAGCAGCGGAAGATTAAACAGGCaacgaggagaaggaggagaggagaggaagaaggagaggaggggagaggagaggaagaagagaggaggggaggggaggggaggcagTACAGTAAAATGATCATGAGGAGTATGAGTGAGGGAGCTAAAGAAAGAGTGTGAACGAGACATTAAAAAACgagaaatatttcacaaaggGGTTTTGGTgcacgtgagagagagagagagagagagagagagagagagagagagcgagagcgagagagagagagagagagagagagagagattatgaCAGTCAGAAGAGAACAATATGAACATTTGATTCTGGGGCGCTTTATTCCAGCTTAGCTCCTCATAATACTGTGAATctggataaagagagagagagagtaaaatgaacaaatgtgaaatgagagagagagagacaaactgagaagtaagaaaagagagggagagagagagccagagagagagagagagagccagagagagagagagagagccagagagagagaggagtatcAGGCCGACTAAGAAGGGATAACAATAATACTGCATATAAAACCATCAGATATTACACCTCTTATTCCCCAACGCTCGAACGCGACACTAATCTTATTTATATAAGAGCTTTAGGGGCTGCAGCGCGCCAGCTAACCACACCGATAAAGAGGGGCGTTTTAGTAGGGCCATTTTTCGGGGGAgtgaaggggggaggaggggagagaaggtggaggaagCACAGGGCCCAACATCCACTGATATGTGGGTTAAATGAGGGATTAAGTCAACTTGCTCACATCTACTTGTTTGTGGGTTAAAGTACACGTGTTAAACTACAGAGCGGACTCACACACTAAGTTATTGTGTGTGAGGAAAGTGCAACACATAGATTTAATGAGGAGAACGGAAGTTAGAGCTTTGTGATATCTGACCTCTTTATGGCTAAAGGCAAAGTTTGTTTTGAAGTGAGATGAAATTAATACGCCCGTAATCTTCATGTGATATTTCTTATTTCATAAATTTTAATAACAGGAACAAATAAACTTAATTTAGCctgtgcaaaataaaaaatcaattcAGTTTCAGATCTTCAGTCAGGAGCTTGGAGGAGTGATTCCAAAAGTTCTGAGGAGTCAGAgaattcaacattttcacagtttttccaAGATAAtaattcacacgcacacacacagttgttttcGGACACACACCTGTTATCCAGGAGCGTTGTGTTTGACTAACACTTCTATCAGATGGGTGTTAAGGACTTAACGTTTTAATAACTCTAATTACTCATCTGAGAGACGACAACGAGCTTATTCCCAGAGACAAGCGATCCCTGCTCCAGCAGCAGATCCTGACGGAGATACAGGCTGAACCCAACACACGCATCTTTTCCTTATTGCTCTCATCATGGAACAAAAGAGCCGGCATCAGATTCAGCTATCGCACCGTTTAATTTTAATTAACGAGCTTCATCAAGAGCCACAGACcctgggagaagaggagggagaagaggagggagaggaggaggaagggagacggggagggaggtgaagaaataaaaaacttgtCAACAGGATTGACGAATGACCTAATTGGTTACATTATCAACTCATTATCAAAGGCTAATTAGGGAGCTACAGAGCAGCGTCAATTATGACAAAAAAATGCAAACGACTCAGtaaccccccaccacctccgCGTTAACCCCCCTCAACCTCCACCTCCGCCACAACACCCCCTACCACcaactcctcctccccctcaatTTAGCCCGACACTGAAGTGTTTCATTTTAACAAAAGGTTTCTTCTTGGGGACAGAAAAGGCTGGAGGGCCTCTATTGTTAGCTGGGAAACAATGACACCGGAGGGGGGTAGGGGTCCTGGtgatgcagggggggggggggtgtatcatGCTGGGCGTTTCTGGGAGAGTTGAGGGTGTGCGTGTtatctctgtgtgcgtgtgcattttACCAAGTCGCCGGCGCGTTATTGAGTTCTGTGAGCAGGTCCTGAAGTTCTGAGCGGTTCGGCGAAGGCGGGGGTTGCCCTCATTAACCCCGTCCACCTCGACTCAATCAGCCGAGCAGCGGGTTaaagcaacaacacaacctAATTAGAGCGAGGGACAGAGCGAGGGGTGAAATGTCAAcatcctccttttcttcctcttctctctttggGTCCTTTCAAACCAGGAGTTGTTGCTCTCTTGGTCACTGAGGCAAAAAGAAAGTGCTTGAAAGAGCATTAACTTTGTTACAGATCCGGGATGAGAAGTATTTGCAGTTATCTGTCGAGTTGAGTGACTTCTAATGATGAGTAAAACACgcaagagaaaaagaagaccaTCAAACTAGGTCTGATTTATCACAGGCGCATTTTAAAAAGATAATAACAATAGTtttagacataaaaaaaaaaaaaagcattttggaAAGAACATTGCTCACGTGGTTTGATTTCCAACAGGAAACTAAAAAACATCTTGAATCCAACCAGCAATTTAGGAAGAAAAGGTTAAAGTGAATGAAATGTACTTAGTTTGTTCGTTTTCACatctaaatgaaaacatttcatttatatttcattacTATCTTGTAAGACATGTTAATTATTTGCAATTAGAACAGGAAAGACGTATGAATATACATGTAACTCCATGGAAGTAACTGCTgatatgttttaatttaaagcaAATTGCTTTGTTGACTCCTCAGGCCTCAATCACTCTATCTCTGATTCTACCCGTTAAAGTCACTTCATAACCAAACAATTATTTGCTGATATCATTCTTTCTAATTCATCTCTTGACACCTATAAATTGTCAGAGAGACCTCgtttctcctctttcccctagtctctctctctctctggttttttacatttgtcatatagcttcgccccccccccctctctccagcCCTCTACTCCCACCCAACCTTCCCCTTGCGCTCTTTCAAGGTCCACAGGCTCGACTCCACCTTTTCAATTGGGCTTCCCAGCAGCACTACTTAGTGGGGAGGGAATTGGAAGCAGTGCTATCAATGTGATTGAAGGACCAagaggagtgagtgtgtgtgtgtgtgtgtgtgtgtgtgtgtgtaggggggttTCTGTATTAATGTCTATGGTGTTGGTGAAGCATGGAGCAAAAGGGGGCCCCATGGAAAAGGGggtcaaacacacagaagagcACTGCAGAGTGGAGAGGAAGAATGAGCAAGTGAGAgggaagatgagaggaggggaaaaGGCCGAGGAGGAAGTTTGGGGCCCAGACTGAGATCACACCTGCTCtttgacacacgcacacacacacacacacacacacacacacacacacacacacacacacacacacgcacacacacactcttaaatTAAACACTTTCATAAAAGTATAATTCTATTAATCAATGAACACAGTCtgaatattattatcattaaagtAACTtaactttattcatttaatgaTTTCAACATTACGACggtgtttatttatattatatctattaatatttatagatcacctgtgtcatttttttcttccttaaacatatatttataggAAAACAGAAAATTACAGTACGACAAGAGATAAACATTCGATAAATCCAACAATAGAGAAACCtgtgtcattttttaaatttgtggTGTTCCAGGCttcattatatttttctttatattctAAATTAGCTAAATAATGTAAGCCACATGTTCAACCCATTTTAAAAGGTGCtgaacaaagacaaattaattAATAGATATGGACAAAAAATAGATACAGCTCCATCAAGATCgatcattattattttggtATTTTATTTGTGAGTGTGGAATTTTGTAGTGCGCAATCGAAAAATTGCAatgggaaaacattttcttattcCAAAGAGCACAGACGGGGGGGTGGTGATAACTGGaggttaaaatatatatatatatatacaatatctcgtgtttttagttttctttacaCTTCTTAATCTTTTCCACTCACCATGAACAAGTCTCTGTCTTCCAGGTCTACAGCGAGGAGGAAGGCCTTCTCAAAGCGCTGGTgtctgcagagacagaggagacagttacacaggaaacacatcaacacaatgaCAACACTGTGAACTTGGAAATGACAAATGAAAGATGAATATTAGGTCACTGCAGtcgcacacacactgtcacacacctcTGCAAACAAAACTGACAATAATAGCTCTCTCCCTATTATACAGAATTAAAGcttggagagagtgtgtgagagagagagagagagagagagagagagagagagagagagagagagagagagagagagagagagagagagagagagagagagagagagagagagttgtatCTCCCAGTACAAAACACCTCAAGTTTCCTTGTCGGCAGCcaacatgaaacaaacacaagcaaacagaggaggtgtgtgtgtgtgtgtgtgtgtgtgtgtgtgtgtgtgtgtgtgtgtgtgtgtctggtgaggaggggggggcttcTTTCATTTGATGTTAATGGCGAGAGAAAGAATGCAGGTAGATGATAAGCGAGGGAAGGAGGTGGGATGCcaaacactgctgcagctctgctacacaggaggagagagagagggagcgggaggTAATTGCAGGATGGAGAGCGGCGAGCGGCGGCGAGCAGGAACAACAGGGTCTATTTCAGTCAAACAGGCGTTTCAAAAGGGCTCTCATGGTAGAAGGGGAAATGAAACAACAGTCTAAACAGGTGCATGTGTGGAGCTTCGTGTTATGAATGACTCAAAGCTGCATCAACGCCTGCCAGTTAATTCAAAAAGctatttttccctttttggaTTTGTAAAAAATAGCAACGTGAGATGAAGGAAGATGGTGAAAAGACCGTTTATCACTGATCAgacatctgtttgtttttaagatGTAGTGTTTCAGATGAACACACCATTAACTTCTATTTCTGTTATTCAGATGGTTTTAGTTCCAGTGCATGACCTCGACCCATGACCCCTGCCTAAAAACATATGAAAGACAAATGTGTCCCTCAGTGCATCAGATCAGGACCTGCGGAGCGGCTGGCGTTACCTGAGGAGGTGGTGGAAGAAGCGCCGGGCGTACTTGCTGATTGGCTCCCGGTAATCCAGGATCAGCCtatcagagagaggagcaggcgGAGAATAAAACACGCCCAGAGCTGCTTCCAGTTGAGCTacggacagaaacacacacaatttaataAAGTGATATTCATATGCTTGTGGCAGGTGGGGGTCAGaagacaatttatataatattttcatttagttGTTACATAAACAGTTCGACAGCCGAGCTCACAAAACTGTAAACCATGACGCTGATGAGGTTTGACGATATATGAAGAACGGATTCTGCTTCGTTTACATTATTTGCATTCTTCTCTGCGATGAGCTTCAGATGTGAACGTTCTCTGCTCTAATATTTACCTCGGCTGCGGAGTTTGCTTTCACCCTGtccgtgtgttgtgtgtttgtttgtctgcaggattacacaaaaacttctGGATGTATTTCCAGggaacttggtgaaaggatgaaACGTGTGTCGAGAATGAACTCGTTACATTTTGATTCGGATCCATAAAAAgttgcagatccaggaactttCTTTCACTCgtcttaacattgtgagataagtggcttttgacattttcactgatttgtgAATTTGTGTATCTATAGGTGTGTTGTGGTGCATTGGCTTGAATTAAAGGAGTCTAttaggccttggtggaggaatgagCTCTACTGGGTGCTGTTCTAGTTTTCACTGGGATTAAAACAAGTGGAACCCAGACCAGTtctttgtgtttgactgttccctcacacacactcaccctctctctctgcgttcAGCTCCAGCCTCAGCAGGTAGTTGGTGACTGAGCTCAGGCATCGGTAGCACTGGTCTCCCATGATGCTCCAGTCCATGGACTCCAGGATACCCAGGGCCTCTCTGACCTGACCGCAGAGCAGccgctgctgcagcagctcccctGGTCCCATCTGACCCCCGGTCAGAGCCCCTGTCACAAGGAGTCATGGTTTATTATCACATggaataatgataatatattaAACAGCAGGATCTTGTTCATCTCCTacacatttacagtaaatatgaagcttTCCCATCTCGTCCCATCATCTGATAATTTGTctgttaaaaaagaaatcttGAAATTAATGGAGCCCTGATTTTTACTTTTCTATTTATAACAATACAGAGACTTCAGTGAATTTAAGAGTGTGAAAACTAAAATTCTATCTTATGGGATCAACATTTAgatcaaacattaaaatacaaaatttgaGAATCTTTCAGGCTTTGTTCATCGAACCACTGCCCAATTTCTGAAATGTGATTATATTGTAATCATATTATCACATTTGAACAAaacttagattttttttataccaATTTATATAGACGAATCTTCAAATGTCAacccaactttgaatattctataatattctaattttgactctgtttaaatcAGTCAAAATGTAGAAACTGAACAAACACTTCAATACTCTGAGGTTCTCTCAGTGTGTGACCAAGCAGAATAACCTGGAGCACTAGGTGGGTCAGGCTGGCATTGACCTGTCAATCAattaggttgtgtgtgtgtgtgtgtgtgtttgtagattaGGACTGCTGAATAATAGAAGGCCACGGTTCTGAACCCTTCACAGTTGTGTCGGTGTCTTCTTCTGTGTAAAAGGGCGAAGCTGCACACGTGTTTGTGACTTTATAGAGAACCCATGCAGGAAGTGCAGGTGTTGAATACCGGGGTGATTAGTGTCGACTGACACCCGATCACAACGCTGCACAGAACAGTCAACATGAATCACGAGCTTGTTTTGGCAAAGACTGAACTTCATGTGAGCAGATTCCAAACCACAGAACTGTTGAATGACAAGATGTCGAGAAGCGGAAACTGGTCTGGGTTCAGTTTAACTTCACCATGAATTCATGTGCTGACACAAACCCTCATGTAGTCAGTAAACAACAGGTTCTGGACAAAGTGCCAAACCAGTGTGACTTTGGACTAAAATTacttatttccccccccccctgctggtcatttgagagaaCACAGGCTTCAGCCACTTCCGCTCTGGCTTCACCTTCCTTACATCTTATTTTATCCAGTTAATGTTCAGGACAGTGTAGGAGAGtctctgctgaggctgcagcccCATAAGCAGGCTCTTGTCTAATTAATTGACAAGTGCatatgtttgtgtatctgtctgtgtgtgtgtggttgtgtgtgtgtgggggtggttGGGGGGTGTACTGGCAATTAAAATGACAAGCTGGCAATTAGCAATCCCCCAAATCCCCTACAGAGTGGTCTAATGTGGCTAATACATCAGCTGAGCTGGtacggtttgtgtgtgtgtttgtgtgttgtggtgtgtgtgtgttggggggggggatgtcctTGGGTGGCAATGACAATGGCTCATTGCGGTGCCACACCTGTCTACACTCActtgacacaaaaacaaaccactgAGCAGGACGAGATCGACAGCAGCACGAACACACGGAGGCCGAGAAGAAGATCATGAGAGGAATGAGCACAGAGGGATCAATTCATATCAATGAGGGGAAGTTCtctgaaatatgaaataattaaacattattaaaacTTTTGTGTTGCTGACTATC
This genomic window contains:
- the LOC128436440 gene encoding WD repeat-containing and planar cell polarity effector protein fritz homolog (The sequence of the model RefSeq protein was modified relative to this genomic sequence to represent the inferred CDS: added 193 bases not found in genome assembly) encodes the protein MALVAEEGLQWATGPDGGPEGTDTLMMLFHEGPLAVLRFRLGALTGGQMGPGELLQQRLLCGQVREALGILESMDWSIMGDQCYRCLSSVTNYLLRLELNAEREAQLEAALGVFYSPPAPLSDRLILDYREPISKYARRFFHHLLRHQRFEKAFLLAVDLEDRDLFMDLHYVAGDKGEPVLADVAKRKANAIEAQADAGSEDVLGSSLGDRQTDRNQSALGPSYSGTPTTHVDGRFGPRRPEAESPHVTVSPDVFRTLTQPGGVNRDEEDEPGMLHVVHLGTV